A stretch of Mycobacterium sp. ITM-2016-00316 DNA encodes these proteins:
- a CDS encoding amino acid ABC transporter permease yields the protein MSGATVLFDAPGPRARVRHRMLAGLTVVAFALIFGWVIWKFAAAEQFTAAKWEPFLTPDLWTTYVLPGIEGTLTAAAVSIVLALVLGCLLGVGRLSPIPVVSWACATFVEFFRAVPVLIMMLFSYALFAQYNVFPSEYLALAGVITGLTLYNSAVIAEIVRSGVHSLPRGQAEAASALGMTWSQTMGSIQLPQAITSMLPVLVSQMVVVLKDTAIGYQITFVEMVRQGQSIGSSYGNYIPALIVIAALMIGLNFALSSLATRLEARLRRSKKGPAPLAARPVIQDGPGV from the coding sequence GTGAGCGGCGCGACGGTTCTCTTCGATGCACCGGGTCCGCGCGCCCGGGTCCGGCACCGGATGCTGGCCGGCCTGACGGTTGTCGCCTTCGCACTGATCTTCGGCTGGGTGATCTGGAAGTTCGCCGCCGCCGAACAGTTCACCGCCGCCAAGTGGGAGCCCTTCCTCACCCCGGACCTGTGGACGACGTATGTGCTGCCCGGTATCGAGGGCACCCTGACCGCGGCGGCGGTGTCCATCGTGCTGGCGCTGGTGCTCGGGTGCCTGCTCGGGGTGGGCAGGCTGTCCCCTATCCCGGTGGTGAGCTGGGCGTGTGCGACCTTCGTGGAGTTCTTCCGGGCCGTGCCGGTGCTCATCATGATGTTGTTCTCCTACGCGTTGTTCGCGCAGTACAACGTCTTTCCCTCGGAGTACCTGGCGCTGGCCGGCGTGATCACCGGCCTGACCCTGTACAACTCGGCGGTGATCGCCGAGATCGTGCGCAGCGGCGTGCACTCACTGCCGCGGGGACAGGCCGAGGCCGCGTCCGCGCTGGGCATGACGTGGAGCCAGACCATGGGCTCGATCCAGTTGCCGCAGGCCATCACCTCGATGCTGCCGGTGCTGGTGTCACAGATGGTGGTGGTGCTCAAGGACACCGCGATCGGCTACCAGATCACGTTCGTGGAAATGGTGCGCCAGGGCCAGAGCATCGGCTCGTCCTACGGCAACTACATCCCCGCGCTCATCGTCATCGCGGCCCTGATGATCGGGCTGAACTTCGCCCTGTCGTCCTTGGCCACCCGCCTCGAGGCCCGGTTGCGCCGGTCCAAGAAGGGACCCGCGCCGCTGGCTGCCCGACCCGTCATTCAGGACGGGCCCGGCGTCTGA